A section of the Festucalex cinctus isolate MCC-2025b chromosome 7, RoL_Fcin_1.0, whole genome shotgun sequence genome encodes:
- the arid1aa gene encoding AT-rich interactive domain-containing protein 1A isoform X8 translates to MDPMAKMRGQPYGASSPYSQQSQQGPPTGQQGPGYPGQGYGPPGPQRYPVGMQGRTPGGMGGMPYAPQMGSYVQQGPGGYASQGQGPYYGQPGQGPHPSQHQTPYSQPQPGQPGGQAPYPGQPHQPPPSAPHTQGGSPYQQPHIPPQSQVPPQGPAQSQPPYSQTSAPPAGQSPYQQQGQGGQAPQQPSSQAPPGSQGQTNYPASAQPPQQPPSQQQQQSQTPQHSQGQSGAYPQNPQQQQAHQSPYQRFPPAQQQELPQDSFQSSAPPSSQQKGAPEDSQGRPSSLPVSHDLSGSIDDLPTGTDGALSPGVSTPGVSSSQGEQSNPAQSPFSPHTSPHVPGIRGPSPSPAGSPASASTPRAGPLSPANMPGNQMPPRPSSVQSDGSLHPAMSQSPLAPDRGFVQRNPQMPPYGSPQSASALSPRQSSGGQMHPGMGPYQQNNSMSGYGQQGGQYGPQGYPRQPGYGNMPNANYPGTGMGPMSGQGGGQSYTGMPPGRMPPNQMGARPYGPGMGPNMGPNMGNMPSQVSSAMCPPPGMNRKPQDPAAMQHPASNSLHNRMSGYPNMPPGMMGSGPPYGPPMNNMPGMMNTQGGSPYPMGPNMANNSSGMAPSPEMNNKMNNKVDGSGTPKPESKSKKSNSSTTTNEAITRLYELGPEPERKMWVDRYLSFIEEKAMGMTNLPAVGRKPLDLFRLYISVKEIGGMAQVNKNKKWRDLATSLNVGTSSSAASSLKKQYIQCLYAFECKIERGEDPPPEIFTDNKKNQTAKVQPPSPASLCSTAGSGSLQGPQTPQSTSSSMAEGGDLKPPTPASTPHSQMPPLPPGSRSSVNVQDPFSEGSDPAYPRKNLTPNSAYQSGMSTPDMQGRMGPYEPNKDPFSNMRKVGEQFLPANQGPNSGVGDQQQTPPQQQQQQQPQQPPFNRGPPGAMGTMPMGPRQQYPYGPGYDRRSEPGMGPEGNMGSGAPQPNSMMPANADTGMYSPNRFPPQQPRHDSYGNQYPGQGTPPTGSYPNQQSGMYPHQQQGYKRPVEGGYPPSKRHESEYSGPFPGGQPPPQQQQQGGVPAPSSGQQEPYNQYSGSGPYPGSDRRPPGPGNQFPFPFGRERMQGATGPNSQPAMPPQMMQSGPEGPQGGIWQGPRDMNYQNYHGRQGGPGGPPQGPGYPGMNRSEEMMSSEQRMNHDGQWGGQMGPRQPPYGPAGPGQPMPRSVQSNYQPPQGVQNHIPQVSSPASMPRPMESRTSPSKSPYMHGVMKMQKAGPPVPASHIVPSAAQSPLIRRDMPFPMGSVEASHPVLKPRRRLTMKDIGTPEAWRVMMSLKSGLLAESTWALDTINILLYDDGSISTFDLNTLPGLLELVVEYFRRCLIEIFGILREYEVGDPGQRTLLDPDALKELVDGIEEEEPHAEDINLEDDEDEDEEEQDGERPPHIKQEDEHRECSESRGGDEDRPCKGSSSDQTDSLPSSAQDRPKQGSKFDKFPIKVVRKRDPFVSAQTNHHGRLQEFDSGLLHWSAGGGDSTEHIQTHFEPRKDFLDRRQRKPVPQSVLKRRIREEFLDYSLPTEEDKKNEDKDGSKESSSSGKAAVSEDSPALTNEEETKSEAKTAEQSHQENNRTVLSVVGVLTHQVNAILEDEPHSKDEGPLVSLANWQDSLARRCVCISNIIRSLSFVPGNDHEMSKHPGLLLLLGRLILLHHRHPERKQAPLTYEKDEDTEEGTGQRDEWWWDCLELLRENTLVTLANISGQLDLSVYPESICLPLLDGLLHWAVCPSAEAQDPFPTLGPHSALSPQRLVLETLSKLSIQDNNVDLILATPPFARLEKLYGNLVRLVGERKVAVCREMAVVLLANLAQGDAMAARAIAVQKGSVGNLLGFLEDSLAATQFQQSQSSFVHLQGMHFEPTSPDMMRRAARALHALAKVDENHSEFTLHESRLLDLSVSPLMNSLVSHVICDVLFLIGQS, encoded by the exons ATGGACCCAATGGCGAAAATGAGAGGGCAACCATACGGCGCCAGTAGCCCCTACAGTCAGCAGTCACAGCAAGGACCTCCCACAGGGCAGCAGGGCCCTGGATACCCTGGCCAGGGTTATGGCCCCCCAGGTCCTCAACGATACCCAGTTGGCATGCAAGGACGAACTCCTGGAGGCATGGGCGGCATGCCTTATGCTCCACAG ATGGGGTCTTATGTACAGCAGGGACCAGGAGGATATGCCTCACAGGGCCAGGGCCCATATTATGGTCAACCCGGTCAGGGTCCCCACCCAAGCCAGCATCAAACCCCCTACTCTCAGCCCCAGCCTGGACAACCAGGAGGTCAAGCGCCTTACCCGGGGCAACCCCACCAGCCGCCGCCGTCGGCGCCACACACCCAAGGAGGATCCCCTTATCAGCAGCCTCATATCCCCCCACAATCCCAGGTTCCGCCTCAAGGCCCCGCGCAGTCCCAGCCGCCGTATTCCCAAACGTCGGCCCCGCCGGCCGGCCAGTCTCCGTACCAGCAGCAGGGGCAAGGCGGTCAGGCGCCCCAGCAGCCGAGTTCGCAGGCTCCGCCGGGATCACAGGGACAGACCAACTACCCGGCGTCCGCGCAGCCGCCTCAGCAGCCCCCctcgcagcagcagcaacagtcaCAGACACCCCAGCACTCGCAGGGCCAGTCTGGAGCATACCCGCAGAACCCTCAGCAGCAGCAAGCACATCAGTCACCTTATCAACGCTTTCCTCCTGCGCAGCAGCAG gagcttCCCCAAGACTCATTTCAGTCCAGTGCTCCACCATCTTCGCAGCAAAAAGGTGCTCCAGAGGACAGTCAGGGTCGTCCCTCCAGCCTTCCGGTCAGTCAT GACCTGTCGGGGTCCATTGACGACCTGCCTACTGGTACAGACGGTGCCCTGAGTCCCGGAGTCAGCACGCCGGGTGTTTCGAGCAGTCAGGGCGAGCAGAGCAACCCGGCTCAATCGCCCTTCTCACCTCACACGTCTCCCCACGTGCCGGGCATCCGAGGACCTTCGCCTTCCCCGGCCGGTTCCCCGGCCAGCGCCAGTACTCCTCGTGCTGGACCGCTGTCACCTGCCAACATGCCAG GCAACCAGATGCCTCCAAGACCATCAAGCGTGCAGTCAGATGGTAGCCTTCACCCTGCCATGAGCCAGTCTCCTCTGGCTCCGGACCGAG GGTTTGTGCAGAGAAACCCTCAGATGCCCCCTTATGGTTCCCCACAGTCAGCTTCTGCGTTGTCACCACGCCAGTCCTCAGGGGGACAAATGCATCCTGGGATGGGTCCATATCAACAAAATAACTCCATGAGTGGATATGGACAACAAGGGGGACAATATGGGCCCCAGG GTTATCCTCGCCAACCTGGCTATGGGAACATGCCCAATGCCAATTACCCTGGGACGGGCATGGGTCCAATGTCAGGTCAAGGTGGGGGACAATCGTATACCGGCATGCCCCCAGGAAGGATGCCCCCAAATCAAATGGGAGCGCGTCCTTATGGCCCCGGCATGGGTCCCAACATGGGCCCTAACATGGGCAACATGCCATCCCAGGTTAGCTCAGCTATGTGCCCCCCTCCTGGCATGAACAGAAAACCCCAGGATCCTGCAGCCATGCAACACCCCGCCTCGAACTCGTTACACAACAG GATGTCTGGTTATCCTAACATGCCTCCAGGCATGATGGGCTCTGGCCCACCTTATGGTCCTCCTATGAACAACATGCCCGGAATGATGAACACCCAAGGTGGATCCCCCTACCCCATGGGGCCAAACATGGCCAACAACTCGAGTG GTATGGCTCCCAGTCCAGAGatgaacaataaaatgaataacaaaGTAGATGGAAGTGGAACGCCCAAGCCAGAATCCAAATCAAAG AAATCAAATTCCTCAACGACGACCAATGAAGCTATAACGCGTCTATATGAGTTGGGACCAGAACCCGAAAGAAAGATGTGGGTGGATCGTTATTTGTCTTTCATTGAGGAGAAGGCTATGGGCATGACCAACCTGCCTGCCGTGGGACGCAAACCCCTTGACCTCTTCCGGCTGTATATATCGGTAAAAGAAATCGGAGGCATGGCACAG GTGAATAAAAACAAGAAATGGCGAGATTTAGCCACATCCTTGAACGTGGGTACATCCAGCAGTGCTGCCAGCTCGCTGAAAAAACAGTACATCCAGTGTTTGTACGCCTTTGAGTGTAAAATCGAGCGTGGCGAAGACCCTCCTCCTGAGATTTTTACGGATAACAAGAAGAACCAAACGGCAAAGGTCCAGCCCCCTTCGCCAG CGTCCCTCTGCTCCACAGCTGGGTCGGGTTCTCTGCAGGGCCCTCAGACCCCCCAGTCGACCAGCAGCTCCATGGCTGAGGGCGGAGATTTGAAACCTCCAACCCCAGCCTCCACTCCTCATAGCCAGATGCCCCCATTGCCGCCTGGTTCCAG AAGCAGTGTTAACGTCCAGGACCCCTTTTCTGAAGGAAGCGACCCTGCTTACCCACGTAAAAACTTGACACCCAACTCTGCCTATCAGTCTGGCATGAGCACCCCAGACATGCAAGGGCGCATGGGCCCCTACGAACCCAACAAGGACCCTTTTAGCAACATGAGGAAAG TCGGGGAGCAGTTTCTTCCTGCTAACCAGGGCCCGAACAGCGGGGTGGGCGACCAGCAGCAGACACCgccacaacagcagcagcagcagcagccgcagCAGCCACCATTCAACCGAGGACCACCCGGGGCCATGGGCACGATGCCAATGGGGCCTAGACAACAGTATCCTTATGGACCAGGCTATGATAGGAG ATCTGAGCCAGGAATGGGTCCAGAAGGCAACATGGGATCTGGTGCTCCTCAGCCAAACTCTATGATGCCTGCCAATGCCGACACTGGGATGTATTCGCCAAATCGCTTCCCACCACAGCAACCCCG ACATGATTCCTATGGTAATCAGTATCCTGGACAGGGAACGCCCCCTACTGGCTCCTACCCTAATCAGCAGTCTGGAATGTACCCACATCAACAGCAG GGCTATAAGCGTCCTGTGGAAGGAGGCTACCCTCCTTCAAAACGTCACGAGTCCGAGTACAGCGGGCCTTTCCCAGGGGGGCAACCACCCCCACAGCAACAACAGCAAGGCGGCGTCCCGGCACCCTCTTCGGGACAGCAAGAGCCGTACAATCAATACAGTGGCAGCGGACCTTACCCGGGCTCTGACCGCCGTCCCCCTGGCCCGGGCAATCAGTTTCCATTTCCCTTCGGCCGTGAACGGATGCAGGGAGCCACCGGGCCCAATTCTCAGCCCGCCATGCCCCCTCAGATGATGCAGTCAGGCCCAGAAGGCCCTCAAGGGGGCATTTGGCAGGGGCCGCGAGATATGAACTATCAGAACTACCATGGCAGGCAAGGCGGTCCCGGGGGCCCGCCCCAGGGTCCGGGGTACCCTGGCATGAACCGCTCTGAAGAGATGATGTCGTCAGAACAGCGCATGAACCACGACGGCCAGTGGGGCGGTCAGATGGGCCCACGGCAGCCGCCCTATGGCCCTGCGGGGCCGGGTCAACCCATGCCTCGTTCTGTGCAGTCCAACTACCAGCCCCCCCAGGGCGTGCAGAACCACATTCCACAAGTATCCAGCCCAGCCTCCATGCCCCGCCCTATGGAGAGTAGGACATCGCCAAGTAAATCCCCCTACATGCACGGAGTGATGAAAATGCAGAAGGCCGGCCCTCCTGTGCCTGCCTCACATATAGTGCCCTCTGCAGCGCAGTCACCTTTAATAAGACGAGACATGCCTTTCCCCATGGGCTCTGTCGAAGCTTCCCATCCTGTTCTGAAACCTCGCCGCAGACTCACCATGAAAGATATCG GAACCCCAGAAGCCTGGAGAGTCATGATGTCATTAAAGTCTGGTCTATTAGCTGAAAGCACCTGGGCTTTAGATACAATCAACATTCTTCTCTATGACGATGGCAGTATTTCTACATTTGATCTCAATACG TTGCCTGGCCTGCTCGAGTTGGTGGTGGAGTATTTCAGACGTTGCCTCATTGAGATCTTTGGCATTCTGAGGGAATACGAGGTGGGGGACCCCGGCCAGAGGACGCTGCTTGATCCTGATGCCTTGAAAGAACTGGTGGATGGCATAGAAGAAGAGGAACCACATGCAGAAGACATCAATCTGGAGGATGACGAGgacgaggatgaggaggaaCAAGACGGCGAAAGGCCACCTCATATAAAACAGGAGGACGAGCACAGGGAATGTTCCGAGTCACGAGGAGGGGACGAGGACAGACCATGCAAGGGATCTTCATCCGACCAAACTGACTCATTGCCGTCTTCGGCCCAGGACAGACCCAAGCAGGGCAGCAAGTTTGATAAGTTTCCTATCAAGGTGGTACGAAAGAGAGATCCGTTTGTTTCTGCGCAGACCAACCATCACGGCAGACTGCAGGAGTTTGACAGTGGACTGCTCCACTGGAGTGCCGGGGGAGGAGACTCAACGGAGCACATTCAGACCCACTTCGAACCCCGCAAAGACTTCTTGGACCGCCGACAGCGAAAACCCGTGCCCCAAAGTGTGCTGAAAAGGCGAATCCGTGAAGAATTCCTTGATTATAGCTTGCCAACAGAGGAGGACAAAAAGAATGAGGATAAAGATGGGTCCAAGGAGTCATCCTCCTCAGGGAAAGCCGCCGTCTCGGAGGACAGCCCCGCCCTCACTAACGAGGAGGAGACCAAATCGGAGGCCAAAACGGCTGAGCAAAGTCACCAAGAGAACAACAGAACCGTTCTGTCTGTCGTCGGCGTTTTAACACATCAGGTCAATGCCATCCTGGAGGATGAGCCTCACAGCAAAGATGAGGGGCCGCTCGTCTCGCTCGCGAACTGGCAGGATTCATTAGCCCGCCGCTGCGTTTGCATCTCCAATATCATCCGCAGCCTCTCTTTTGTTCCGGGAAATGACCACGAGATGTCCAAACATCCggggctgctgctgctactgggGCGCCTCATACTGCTTCACCACCGGCACCCCGAACGCAAACAGGCGCCGCTCACCTACGAGAAAGACGAGGACACAGAAGAGGGGACGGGCCAGAGGGACGAATGGTGGTGGGACTGCTTGGAGCTCCTGAGGGAAAACACGCTGGTCACTTTGGCGAACATCTCCGGACAGCTCGACTTGTCCGTCTACCCCGAGAGCATCTGCCTGCCCCTGCTGGATGGCCTTCTCCACTGGGCGGTCTGCCCTTCGGCGGAAGCCCAGGACCCCTTCCCCACCTTGGGTCCGCACAGCGCTTTGTCCCCGCAGAGACTGGTCCTGGAGACGCTGAGCAAGCTAAGCATCCAAGACAACAACGTGGACCTCATCCTGGCCACACCGCCGTTCGCCCGATTGGAGAAGCTCTACGGGAATCTGGTGCGGCTGGTCGGGGAGCGGAAGGTGGCCGTCTGCAGGGAGATGGCGGTGGTCCTGCTGGCCAACCTGGCCCAGGGCGACGCCATGGCAGCCCGGGCCATCGCCGTCCAGAAAGGCAGTGTGGGCAACTTGCTGGGCTTCCTGGAGGATAGTCTGGCGGCCACCCAGTTCCAGCAGAGCCAGAGTTCTTTTGTGCACCTGCAGGGGATGCACTTCGAGCCCACCAGCCCGGACATGATGAGGCGGGCTGCCAGGGCGCTGCATGCGTTAGCCAAGGTGGATGAGAACCACTCGGAGTTCACACTACACGAGTCCCGGCTCCTTGACCTTTCCGTGTCTCCCCTCATGAACTCGCTGGTCTCTCATGTTATCTGTGATGTACTCTTTTTGATTGGCCAGTCCTGA